The following proteins come from a genomic window of Lytechinus pictus isolate F3 Inbred chromosome 1, Lp3.0, whole genome shotgun sequence:
- the LOC129281573 gene encoding uncharacterized protein LOC129281573, translating to MFYALLGIPLMLLVLTNVGRVMATSARLLYRMYTSRLCKRLRCGKRNKTKKKKKRKKQAKKTLQRKGSTKSAKGAPSSQKKVRKGSKRGNKKNSQSHRQTIVNMDNQTKLTNQRPLSLNMDIVSSSDPRLPPPYAESNEMADRLAEGNDEEEDVFSDTQSSRRSLGSTPRQQSLINLPRPISEEIGQGSVDDTKSDTASLCTASETDRRSPSLAKSDSYDSASSQPFPTTSRAESSVELGSGKQNRSSFPRQQSCIEFRQFDKGSSEGEERKEGDGSEGDSSRPPSEQKSISRQSSSASRYNQSGSQTYPRAEKRRKRRRDYAQSEGNASLDRSNLGVNHRHGNTFPRKRRARKKILMKPPSLYSLHHHRKLKLIDSTLAIRLATYDKILGSSREDLAFALPELSCGENTKLLHDIANKGFDPRPLPVQPEAEVVREGGRKGKGKRKKKGRRGDQLDDELGTIYEGSESDTSEGRGTRSLEVADIPMWPVLLLLFSYITSGAILFSMLENNWDFFDAFYFCFITLTTIGFGDLVPDTNLTSLIACCVYTMIGMAVTSMCIALIIKKFIFIVKGFGRRIGIIKD from the exons ATGTTCTACGCATTGCTCGGTATTCCTCTCATGTTATTAGTCCTGACCAATGTTGGCCGAGTGATGGCGACATCAGCTCGGCTACTCTACAGAATGTACACCAGTCGACTCTGCAAGAGACTTCGGTGCGGAAAGAGGAACAaaaccaaaaagaaaaagaagaggaaaaaacaaGCAAAGAAAACATTACAGCGAAAAG GTAGCACCAAATCAGCCAAGGGGGCTCCTTCAAGCCAGAAGAAAGTTCGAAAGGGATCAAAAAGGGGGAACAAGAAGAATTCTCAGTCTCATCGCCAAACAATCGTTAACATGGACAATCAGACCAAACTAACCAACCAACGTCCTTTATCTCTCAACATGGATATAGTATCCTCAAGTGATCCTAGATTACCACCCCCTTACGCAGAATCGAATGAGATGGCCGATAGATTAGCAGAAGGCAATGATGAAGAGGAGGATGTGTTTTCGGACACACAGAGCTCTCGTCGTAGTCTTGGTAGTACACCACGTCAACAATCCTTGATCAATCTTCCTCGTCCCATCAGTGAAGAGATTGGTCAAGGATCAGTCGACGATACTAAGAGTGATACAGCTTCACTCTGCACCGCGTCAGAGACGGACAGGCGATCGCCATCGCTTGCAAAGAGTGACAGTTATGATTCCGCCAGCTCGCAGCCATTCCCGACAACCAGTCGCGCAGAGTCGAGTGTTGAGTTGGGTAGCGGGAAACAAAATCGTTCGTCTTTCCCTCGACAGCAGTCGTGCATTGAATTCCGTCAGTTTGATAAAGGAAGCAGCGAGGGGGAGGAGAGGAAGGAAGGAGACGGAAGTGAAGGTGATTCAAGTCGACCACCTTCAGAACAGAAGAGTATATCAAGACAAAGCTCATCAGCGTCAAGGTATAATCAGTCAGGGTCGCAGACCTATCCTAGAGCAGAAAAACGTCGGAAACGACGAAGGGACTATGCTCAGAGTGAAGGTAATGCTTCTCTTGATCGCTCCAATCTTGGAGTCAATCATAGACATGGTAACACTTTTCCAAGGAAGCGGAGAGCGCGGAAAAAGATTCTAATGAAACCACCAAGTCTTTATTCATTACACCATCATAGAAAGCTAAAGCTTATAGACTCTACTCTTGCAATACGTTTAGCCACTTATGACAAGATTCTTGGTAGTAGTCGCGAAGACTTGGCTTTTGCTCTACCCGAGTTATCTTGTGGGGAAAACACCAAACTCCTTCACGACATCGCAAATAAAGGTTTCGATCCTCGTCCACTTCCTGTTCAACCAGAGGCTGAGGTCGTACGTGAAGGTGGCCGAAAGGGAAAGGGTAAACGGAAAAAGAAAGGTCGTCGAGGGGATCAGCTCGATGATGAATTAGGAACAATCTATGAAGGTAGTGAATCAGACACTAGCGAAGGACGGGGTACAAGGAGCCTTGAGGTAGCTGATATCCCAATGTGGCCCGTCTTACTCCTTCTATTTAGCTACATAACCTCCGGTGCCATTTTATTCTCTATGTTAGAGAACAACTGGGATTTCTTCGACGCATTCTATTTCTGTTTTATCACACTAACTACCATTGGTTTTGGTGATCTAGTACCTGACACAAATTTGACTAGCTTAATCGCTTGCTGTGTGTATACAATGATCGGTATGGCAGTGACGTCGATGTGTATTGCTCTCATCATTAAAAAGTTTATATTCATAGTTAAAGGTTTTGGACGAAGAATCGGCATCATCAAGGATTGA
- the LOC129266441 gene encoding uncharacterized protein LOC129266441 — MQNPSTPDTAPYNPSTPDTAPYNPSTPDKTPYNPSKRDTAQYDPSTPDTAPYSPSTPDATPYNPSPPDTAPYNPSTPDTAPYNPPTPYNQSTRDTAPYNPSTPDTALYNLSTPDTTPYNPSTPDTAPYNPSTPDTAPYNPSTRDTAPYSPSTLNTAPYNPSPPDTAP; from the exons atgcAG AACCCATCTACACCAGACACAGCACCATACAACCCATCGACACCAGACACGGCACCATACAACCCATCGACACCAGACAAAACACCATACAACCCATCAAAACGAGACACGGCACAATACGACCCATCTACACCAGACACAGCACCATACAGCCCATCTACACCAGACGCAACACCATACAACCCATCTCCACCAGACACAGCACCATACAACCCATCTACACCAGACACGGCACCATACAACCCACCTACACCATACAACCAATCGACACGAGACACGGCACCATACAACCCATCGACACCAGACACAGCATTGTACAACTTATCTACACCAGACACAACACCATACAACCCATCTACACCAGACACAGCACCATACAACCCGTCGACACCAGATACGGCACCATACAACCCATCGACACGAGACACAGCACCATACAGCCCATCTACACTAAACACAGCACCATACAACCCATCTCCACCAGATACAGCACCATAA